A single region of the Gracilibacillus caseinilyticus genome encodes:
- a CDS encoding response regulator transcription factor produces MNIFIVEDEYWALEELKALLMNYQQDHQLFFFDDGEEAYEHALRHTPDLVMTDITMPVIDGIELIRKVKRLYPVTECVLLTVHDSFDYAKQAIDLDVSDYLLKPVKRHTLEAMMNRLLRKIADRKRQEFDKQLWFINQQIVNPTAANTEMFFDEALFVTYIVLGNWKAPIEDDYTIMQELQQHTEGWLLALDKQRILFLNKTEVITKTLFQQWSESGQVHIATVKKAKQQRLGDAYQQVQQLMNQHKLFGKSTFITEQTPAKFVNISTLWDEVRVLEKSLRNREYTSVAKQLSILREQIEYSQPTQRVLRQFLLDMYYAIWFKLEQSTSKVIRIQHMDSHYAALDSLLTYKELRDWLQQLVEFIIKSLDDKELAPRQLIPKVKEFIETHYADNITFQQFADDHHVSLSYLSREFKLQTSMNFSEYLTNYRIEKAKELFENGFTKTVEVGMLVGYHDPKHFRSVFKKATNYSPKQYKDLQQKTRRE; encoded by the coding sequence ATGAATATATTTATTGTAGAAGATGAGTATTGGGCGCTGGAGGAATTAAAGGCTTTACTCATGAACTATCAGCAGGACCATCAGCTTTTCTTTTTTGACGATGGGGAAGAAGCGTACGAGCATGCGCTCCGTCATACACCGGACCTGGTGATGACTGACATTACGATGCCCGTGATCGATGGAATCGAATTAATCAGAAAAGTGAAGCGCCTTTATCCTGTTACGGAATGCGTGTTGTTAACGGTGCATGATAGTTTTGACTATGCCAAGCAGGCGATTGATCTGGATGTCTCGGATTATTTATTGAAACCGGTAAAAAGACATACATTGGAAGCTATGATGAACCGCCTGCTTCGTAAAATAGCAGACAGAAAAAGGCAGGAGTTCGATAAGCAATTATGGTTCATCAATCAGCAGATCGTAAATCCGACAGCTGCCAATACGGAGATGTTTTTTGACGAAGCATTATTTGTTACATACATCGTGCTCGGAAATTGGAAAGCTCCGATAGAGGATGATTACACCATCATGCAGGAGCTCCAACAGCATACGGAGGGCTGGCTGCTGGCGCTGGATAAGCAACGGATCCTTTTTCTAAATAAAACAGAGGTGATCACAAAAACGCTCTTTCAACAGTGGAGTGAATCCGGGCAGGTTCATATTGCTACCGTGAAAAAAGCAAAACAGCAACGGTTAGGAGATGCCTATCAGCAGGTACAACAACTCATGAATCAGCACAAATTGTTTGGAAAATCCACGTTTATCACAGAACAAACCCCTGCGAAATTTGTTAATATCAGCACGTTATGGGATGAGGTGCGTGTCTTGGAGAAATCATTGCGGAACAGGGAATACACCTCTGTTGCGAAACAGTTGTCGATTCTGAGAGAGCAAATCGAATATTCACAGCCGACACAGAGGGTATTAAGGCAGTTTCTGTTAGATATGTATTATGCGATTTGGTTTAAATTAGAGCAATCGACGAGTAAAGTCATCAGGATCCAGCATATGGACAGTCATTACGCGGCATTAGACAGTCTGCTAACATACAAGGAGCTGAGAGACTGGTTACAGCAGCTGGTTGAATTCATCATAAAGTCGTTAGACGATAAAGAGCTTGCGCCTAGACAGTTAATACCGAAAGTAAAGGAATTTATTGAGACGCATTATGCGGATAATATTACATTTCAGCAATTTGCCGATGATCATCATGTTAGTTTGAGCTATCTTTCGAGAGAATTTAAGCTGCAGACGTCTATGAATTTCTCGGAATATCTGACAAATTATCGGATCGAGAAAGCGAAAGAATTATTTGAGAACGGCTTTACCAAAACAGTTGAAGTCGGGATGTTAGTCGGTTATCATGACCCGAAACATTTTCGTTCGGTCTTTAAAAAAGCGACAAATTATTCACCGAAGCAATATAAGGACCTACAGCAAAAGACAAGAAGGGAGTAA
- a CDS encoding SDR family NAD(P)-dependent oxidoreductase, producing the protein MPNLKNQVILVTGANRGQGKAIAQHLASLEAIVVVGARNYDAANEVAKRIGEDHALPVQLDVTSESDWKAAVDKIINTFGKLDALVNNAGSLKRKPFRETTLDDYQQLINVNQLGVFMGMQAVIPQMEKQLKGSIINNVSISAFAPISKSSIYAATKSSVVAMSKAAAIELGPTGIRVNMVHPGGIETDMVTQDEGVPDYYNSVPLRRIGQPVEIAKVVAFLASDESSYCTGTEIVVDGGMTLGTADE; encoded by the coding sequence ATGCCAAATCTAAAAAATCAAGTCATTCTAGTCACCGGGGCTAATCGTGGACAGGGAAAAGCTATTGCTCAACACCTTGCCAGCTTGGAAGCTATCGTAGTGGTTGGTGCTCGCAACTATGATGCAGCGAACGAAGTAGCAAAACGGATTGGAGAAGATCATGCTCTCCCCGTTCAGTTAGATGTTACAAGCGAGTCAGACTGGAAAGCAGCAGTCGATAAGATTATAAATACATTCGGTAAGCTGGATGCATTAGTCAATAATGCCGGATCTCTCAAACGCAAACCCTTTAGAGAGACAACGCTCGATGATTATCAGCAGTTGATTAATGTGAACCAGCTCGGTGTTTTTATGGGGATGCAAGCCGTTATTCCACAAATGGAAAAGCAGCTAAAAGGCTCGATTATCAACAACGTATCGATCTCTGCATTTGCTCCCATCAGCAAATCCTCTATTTATGCTGCAACAAAATCATCCGTAGTTGCAATGTCCAAAGCTGCAGCTATTGAACTAGGACCAACAGGAATTCGAGTGAATATGGTCCACCCGGGTGGAATAGAAACCGACATGGTCACGCAAGATGAGGGTGTTCCCGATTATTATAATTCAGTTCCTCTTCGACGTATCGGACAACCAGTTGAAATTGCTAAGGTAGTAGCATTCCTCGCCTCTGATGAAAGTTCTTATTGCACCGGCACAGAAATTGTGGTTGATGGCGGGATGACACTTGGGACTGCGGATGAGTAG
- a CDS encoding cache domain-containing sensor histidine kinase — translation MKSPMHSITFKTKIFLAFASAFIVVILIIGTAIFLFNVDNMKKNTHSLSNILSTQFSKTIDLYFEDIDRVSLAIFTDPYVQDMLEHYDKEEITNDIDNRKDLYPKIFNQIYPNEDIEGVTIYTTDKTAFTYQEGSGMELQYREHDPQWTAQLDRLAKDAFMLLPTKKVSISKEEKQVVSFVRHIYGIPKRNKIGSLKIDINVNVFDKLLELDKLEELGEYLHVFVLTEENQVIYDQEREEIGETLNIDLPDTANELAQNWTLTWNDRSYLSTSNSSSFTGWQSVLLVDNHFIISERNQILLFMVGSGLITILIIAIISYSLSYSLSKPLTLLRKKMERVESGDLADRMDLTNNEELNVLIRVYNSMLDSINKLITEVYQSSIAEKNAKISTLQSQINPHFLYNTLNVMKSSSRVKGVEEVAVLAESLADLFKYTMVGLNKKVMVAEEIEHIHNYIRIQQYRFVGRFDKEISISEEAKYAFIPKLLIQPIVENAVIHGLKHTKKNGVITIRIYKETDVLHIEVTDNGQGMDVRTLTQLQKRIQNKKMDSDATSVGLINVAQRIRLLYGYRYRLEIASEKDRGTHMVIKIPFEKESG, via the coding sequence ATGAAATCACCCATGCATTCTATCACCTTCAAAACAAAAATTTTTCTTGCCTTTGCCAGTGCGTTCATAGTTGTAATCCTCATCATCGGAACGGCCATTTTTTTATTTAATGTCGATAATATGAAGAAAAATACGCATTCCCTTTCCAATATCCTGTCTACTCAATTCAGCAAAACCATTGATTTATATTTTGAAGATATCGACCGGGTATCGTTAGCTATTTTTACAGATCCTTATGTCCAGGACATGCTGGAACATTATGATAAAGAAGAGATCACGAATGATATCGACAATCGTAAGGATTTATATCCGAAGATTTTTAATCAAATATATCCGAATGAAGATATCGAGGGAGTGACGATTTATACGACAGATAAGACTGCGTTTACGTATCAGGAAGGGAGTGGGATGGAGCTTCAATATCGGGAACATGATCCGCAATGGACGGCGCAGTTGGATAGGCTGGCCAAGGATGCGTTCATGCTATTGCCGACAAAAAAAGTATCAATTTCAAAAGAAGAGAAACAGGTGGTCTCCTTCGTAAGGCATATTTATGGAATACCGAAAAGAAATAAAATTGGCTCGCTGAAGATCGACATTAACGTAAATGTATTTGATAAATTATTAGAGTTGGATAAGCTCGAAGAATTGGGGGAATATTTGCACGTATTTGTCTTAACAGAGGAGAATCAAGTCATCTATGATCAGGAACGGGAAGAAATTGGCGAGACTCTAAATATAGATCTTCCGGACACAGCCAATGAATTAGCACAAAATTGGACATTAACTTGGAATGACAGATCCTATCTGTCTACCAGTAACAGCTCGTCTTTTACAGGTTGGCAAAGTGTGTTACTGGTTGATAATCATTTTATTATTTCAGAACGAAATCAAATCCTGCTTTTTATGGTGGGAAGCGGTCTGATCACGATATTGATTATTGCGATTATCTCCTATTCGTTATCTTACAGTCTGTCAAAACCGTTGACTCTTTTACGGAAGAAGATGGAGAGAGTAGAAAGTGGGGACTTAGCGGACAGGATGGACCTGACGAACAATGAAGAGCTAAATGTGCTAATAAGGGTGTACAACAGCATGCTCGACAGCATTAACAAGCTAATTACCGAAGTCTATCAATCAAGCATTGCGGAGAAAAATGCGAAGATTTCGACCTTACAATCGCAAATCAATCCGCATTTTCTTTATAACACATTAAATGTCATGAAGTCTTCCAGCCGAGTCAAAGGGGTGGAGGAAGTAGCTGTATTGGCAGAGTCATTAGCGGACCTGTTTAAATACACTATGGTCGGACTTAATAAAAAAGTGATGGTGGCAGAAGAAATCGAACATATCCATAATTATATTCGGATTCAGCAATATCGCTTTGTCGGCAGATTCGATAAGGAAATCTCGATTAGTGAGGAAGCGAAGTATGCGTTTATTCCTAAGCTGCTGATTCAGCCGATTGTAGAAAATGCGGTGATTCACGGCTTGAAGCATACGAAGAAGAACGGTGTTATCACGATCCGCATTTATAAGGAGACAGATGTATTGCATATAGAAGTCACCGATAATGGACAGGGAATGGATGTCCGAACATTAACCCAACTTCAGAAACGTATACAAAATAAGAAGATGGATAGTGATGCTACGAGTGTTGGTTTGATCAATGTCGCTCAGCGGATTCGTTTACTGTACGGTTATCGCTATCGGTTGGAGATTGCGTCTGAGAAAGACCGAGGAACACATATGGTGATAAAGATTCCTTTTGAAAAAGAGAGTGGGTAA
- a CDS encoding LPXTG cell wall anchor domain-containing protein codes for MTKPKLFYSIFLLFFLFSVPIVQATTNQNLINLDGTFAENGKLFDLTNLKPGDWADREMTISNQVDHDISYTIDIQHLDGSELFYNQLSLKIQHADAILFDDKISNFSLLADLTLPPDSTDNLAFTLTFPPESGNEFQGLMTNAEIIITAFDDMESETSSFAISTNSDNGALLPSTATNIINLVIIGAFLLLLGQLFLLYIKWNKRAKE; via the coding sequence TTGACCAAGCCGAAACTCTTTTACTCTATATTCCTGCTGTTTTTCTTGTTTTCTGTTCCCATTGTCCAGGCTACGACGAACCAAAATCTGATCAACCTTGATGGAACTTTTGCCGAAAATGGTAAGTTATTTGATCTAACTAATCTGAAGCCAGGAGATTGGGCTGATCGTGAAATGACCATTAGTAATCAAGTGGATCACGATATATCCTATACGATTGACATTCAACACCTGGACGGATCGGAACTATTCTACAATCAATTGTCACTAAAGATACAGCATGCTGATGCTATTTTATTTGATGACAAGATATCCAATTTTTCATTACTAGCAGATTTGACTTTACCACCAGATAGCACCGACAATTTGGCGTTCACCTTAACATTCCCTCCTGAATCGGGAAATGAATTTCAAGGGTTAATGACAAATGCAGAAATTATCATTACAGCTTTTGATGATATGGAATCAGAAACATCATCCTTCGCTATTTCTACCAATAGTGATAATGGAGCATTATTACCGAGTACAGCAACAAACATTATCAATCTTGTAATAATAGGTGCGTTCCTTCTATTGTTAGGACAATTATTCTTACTTTATATCAAATGGAATAAGCGTGCGAAAGAATAG
- the sipW gene encoding signal peptidase I SipW codes for MTNKVFKQTKKWLSTLITVVLFVSLLFTVFIMISTKASGGEPEVMGYQLKAVLSGSMEPDIQTGSIIAVKPGGDMTRFQEGDVITFLSENETLITHRVSDVIESGEHVMYETKGDNNNAVDPAPVLSDNVVAEYEGFTIPYLGYVVTFANSQAGSAMLLILPGILLIGYAAFTIWQALSQIDLKKPAESKAQETVEQK; via the coding sequence ATGACAAATAAAGTTTTTAAACAAACTAAAAAATGGCTTAGTACTCTTATTACCGTTGTGCTTTTTGTTTCTTTACTATTTACGGTATTTATTATGATTTCTACCAAAGCATCCGGTGGTGAACCCGAAGTGATGGGATATCAGCTAAAAGCTGTCTTATCGGGATCCATGGAACCCGACATTCAAACAGGGTCCATCATTGCGGTTAAACCTGGTGGTGATATGACAAGATTTCAAGAGGGAGACGTCATCACCTTCTTAAGTGAAAATGAAACGTTAATCACCCACCGCGTTTCCGACGTCATTGAGAGCGGTGAACATGTTATGTATGAAACAAAAGGAGATAATAATAACGCAGTGGATCCAGCACCCGTTCTGTCGGATAATGTGGTGGCGGAGTACGAAGGATTCACTATTCCCTATCTCGGTTATGTTGTCACTTTCGCAAATTCACAAGCTGGTAGCGCGATGTTGTTAATTTTACCCGGCATTTTATTAATTGGATATGCTGCTTTCACTATTTGGCAAGCCCTATCCCAAATAGATCTAAAAAAACCTGCTGAATCAAAGGCCCAGGAAACAGTTGAACAGAAGTAA
- a CDS encoding CalY family protein, whose product MTIKKKLGMGVVTAALGLALVGGGTYAYFNDTEASTNTFAAGTLDLTLDPQVIFDVDNLKPGDYMLRTFELQNTGSLDIASVLLDTSYSVTDVDNNNGSEDLGEHYVVKFLKNEGHPEHIFDDDKYTVVYQKTLAELSAMTPDDLAVEMEDFIIWDYEQDGIPAGEADNLSVKIEFVDNGQDQNIFQGDSLELNWTFTAEQEAGEEK is encoded by the coding sequence ATGACAATTAAAAAGAAATTAGGTATGGGCGTTGTTACAGCTGCACTAGGTTTAGCATTGGTAGGCGGAGGTACATATGCATATTTTAACGATACAGAAGCTTCTACTAATACATTTGCGGCAGGTACATTGGATCTGACATTAGATCCACAAGTAATCTTTGATGTAGATAATTTAAAACCAGGTGATTACATGCTTCGCACCTTTGAATTACAGAATACTGGATCCTTGGATATTGCAAGTGTCCTGTTAGATACATCCTATAGTGTAACAGATGTTGATAATAACAATGGAAGCGAAGATTTAGGGGAGCATTATGTAGTCAAATTCCTAAAAAATGAAGGACACCCTGAACACATTTTTGATGATGATAAATATACAGTAGTTTACCAAAAGACACTAGCTGAACTCTCGGCGATGACGCCAGACGATTTAGCTGTAGAAATGGAAGATTTTATTATTTGGGATTATGAGCAAGATGGCATCCCTGCAGGAGAAGCCGACAATTTGAGTGTGAAAATTGAATTTGTAGACAACGGACAGGATCAAAACATTTTCCAAGGCGATTCTCTAGAACTTAACTGGACTTTCACAGCTGAACAAGAAGCCGGCGAAGAAAAATAA
- a CDS encoding Gfo/Idh/MocA family protein has translation MLKVAVVGVNNIGSLHCNAYRENPDTELVAVCDLLEERAQAVATNYQTKAYTDLDALLDKEEIDIVSVATAGVENGSHHYTPVMAAVEAGKDVLVEKPISNSLEEAREMVRFTLEKNVRLGCNLNHRFVPAAEKGKALITQGKLGSPLFVNMKLTIQNPKDLTEWFHMRALHPHSIDVMRYFAGDVRRVQSFMTRAPQRQSWSTVSVNMEFQSGAVGHLTGSYDMSRHHPIEYCEVAGTEGRFEIDNVYEHFRYFPHHQQEMTTMRNSIMTGVDTFHATIRNRIYQFILEVKAGTPPMKLSASGLDALAAQEIIEAAIASHQLNGKVIDVPQLHDGMPVRNVSH, from the coding sequence ATGTTGAAAGTAGCGGTTGTCGGCGTGAACAATATTGGCAGTCTGCATTGTAACGCCTACCGGGAGAATCCTGATACGGAGTTAGTAGCCGTCTGTGATCTTCTGGAAGAGCGGGCACAAGCAGTAGCGACGAACTATCAGACCAAAGCATATACAGATCTGGACGCATTATTGGACAAAGAAGAGATTGATATCGTCAGCGTGGCAACGGCAGGTGTGGAGAATGGCAGCCATCATTATACACCGGTGATGGCAGCGGTCGAGGCTGGCAAAGATGTGCTGGTGGAGAAGCCGATCTCCAACAGCTTGGAGGAAGCGAGAGAGATGGTAAGGTTTACGCTCGAGAAGAATGTCCGGCTGGGCTGTAATTTGAATCATCGTTTTGTTCCGGCAGCGGAGAAAGGAAAAGCGCTCATAACGCAAGGCAAATTAGGCTCGCCCCTGTTTGTGAATATGAAATTAACGATACAAAATCCAAAAGATCTCACGGAATGGTTTCATATGAGAGCTCTGCATCCGCATTCGATTGATGTGATGCGCTATTTTGCAGGGGATGTTCGACGGGTGCAGTCTTTTATGACAAGAGCGCCGCAGCGACAGAGCTGGTCAACGGTATCGGTCAACATGGAATTTCAATCAGGGGCTGTTGGTCATTTGACGGGCAGCTACGATATGTCGAGGCATCATCCGATCGAATATTGCGAAGTAGCGGGAACGGAAGGACGATTTGAAATCGATAATGTCTATGAACATTTTCGTTATTTTCCCCATCATCAGCAAGAGATGACGACGATGCGAAATTCAATTATGACAGGTGTGGATACGTTTCATGCTACGATACGAAATAGAATTTATCAATTTATTCTGGAGGTAAAAGCGGGTACACCTCCGATGAAATTGTCTGCATCAGGATTAGATGCGCTAGCTGCACAGGAAATTATTGAAGCAGCCATTGCGTCACATCAACTAAATGGAAAAGTAATCGATGTTCCACAGCTTCATGATGGTATGCCGGTACGTAACGTTTCCCACTAA
- a CDS encoding ABC transporter substrate-binding protein, producing MIKRQRHWVLFFLVTFIAMVLLAACGGGYSEETSGDAGGDTGSDSGEAVELSMLVSETAMDDPGFVAVLDAIEKDLNMKTNVEVRPGGPEGENVVKTRLATGDMADLVLFNSGSLLMALNPSQYFVDLSEEPFMDNVMDSYKEVVSSNDQVFGIPAKSSQVGAWLYNKKVYQELGLEVPRTWDELMANNEKIKEAGKTAVITTYGEAWTSQLPILADFYNVQAEVANFADDYTNGEAKFANTPEAQRGFERIQEIHEKGYQNEDYTVATYDQGMQMIAEGTGAHYPMLTQVLPIIEENYPDLVDDIGVFPQPSDDPETNGLTTWMPDAIMINKEAENVDAAKKWLDYFISDKGIAAYESKAKSIGPYVLKDVELPEDSYAAVEEMQVYFEEGNIAPALEFVSPIKGPNLPQICTSVGSGTMTAAEAAAMYDDDVEKQAKQLGLDWD from the coding sequence ATGATAAAGCGCCAGCGTCATTGGGTCTTATTTTTTCTTGTGACGTTTATTGCGATGGTCTTACTAGCAGCATGTGGTGGAGGGTATTCGGAGGAAACGTCAGGGGATGCAGGTGGTGATACAGGCAGTGATTCGGGTGAAGCGGTAGAATTATCGATGCTCGTGTCGGAAACAGCAATGGATGATCCCGGGTTTGTGGCAGTACTGGATGCAATTGAAAAAGACTTAAATATGAAGACGAATGTCGAAGTCAGACCTGGTGGACCGGAAGGGGAAAATGTTGTCAAGACGAGACTTGCTACCGGCGATATGGCAGATCTCGTTTTGTTTAATTCGGGCTCGTTGTTAATGGCTTTAAACCCATCTCAATATTTTGTGGATCTAAGCGAAGAGCCATTTATGGATAACGTCATGGACAGTTACAAAGAGGTCGTTTCGTCTAATGATCAAGTATTCGGTATCCCAGCGAAATCGAGCCAGGTTGGCGCCTGGTTATATAATAAAAAGGTTTATCAGGAATTAGGCCTTGAAGTGCCCCGTACCTGGGATGAGCTGATGGCGAATAATGAGAAGATTAAAGAAGCAGGAAAAACGGCTGTCATTACGACGTATGGAGAGGCTTGGACATCACAGCTTCCAATTTTGGCTGACTTTTATAATGTGCAAGCAGAGGTAGCGAATTTTGCCGATGATTATACGAATGGCGAGGCTAAATTTGCCAATACACCGGAAGCACAGCGAGGCTTTGAGCGGATTCAGGAAATCCATGAAAAAGGCTACCAGAATGAGGATTATACCGTTGCGACCTATGATCAAGGGATGCAGATGATTGCAGAAGGTACGGGGGCCCATTATCCGATGCTAACACAAGTATTACCGATTATTGAAGAGAACTACCCTGATTTAGTTGACGATATCGGCGTATTTCCGCAGCCGTCGGATGATCCGGAAACGAATGGCCTGACGACATGGATGCCGGATGCGATTATGATCAATAAAGAAGCAGAGAATGTCGATGCCGCGAAAAAATGGCTGGACTATTTCATATCAGATAAAGGTATTGCTGCTTATGAATCGAAAGCGAAAAGTATCGGACCATATGTGCTCAAGGATGTGGAATTACCAGAGGATTCCTATGCGGCAGTGGAAGAAATGCAGGTGTACTTTGAGGAAGGCAATATTGCACCAGCTCTTGAATTCGTATCACCGATTAAAGGACCGAACTTACCACAAATTTGTACGTCCGTCGGCAGTGGCACGATGACCGCAGCAGAGGCAGCTGCCATGTATGATGACGATGTCGAAAAACAAGCAAAACAGCTGGGGCTGGATTGGGATTGA
- a CDS encoding sigma-70 family RNA polymerase sigma factor: MEIDDRFEHVQSKEELLNELIHYYGNDLKRIAYSYVKDMAQCDDIVQEVFISCYQHLHTFRGDAEYKTWLIRITLNKCKDYHRKWSFRNLIYHSSIQKQVDKESIRHSAEQEVIQQEGANEIFDAIATLKPKYKEVLILYYVQDLTLKEISEIMKLNLNTIKTRFNRGKTQLQKELKRRGYNNGSV, from the coding sequence TTGGAAATAGATGACCGCTTTGAGCATGTACAATCAAAAGAAGAGTTGTTAAACGAATTAATTCATTATTATGGTAATGATTTAAAAAGAATTGCCTATTCATATGTAAAAGATATGGCCCAATGTGATGACATTGTTCAAGAAGTATTTATCTCGTGCTATCAGCATCTTCACACTTTTCGAGGAGATGCCGAATATAAAACATGGCTCATCCGTATCACCTTAAATAAATGCAAGGACTATCATCGTAAATGGAGTTTCCGTAATCTGATCTATCATTCTTCTATACAAAAACAGGTCGATAAAGAAAGTATCAGGCATTCGGCGGAGCAGGAAGTCATTCAGCAAGAAGGGGCAAATGAAATTTTTGATGCAATTGCTACTTTGAAACCAAAATATAAAGAAGTGCTCATCTTATATTATGTACAGGATTTAACCTTGAAAGAAATTAGCGAGATAATGAAGCTCAATCTTAATACGATTAAAACCCGTTTTAATAGAGGGAAGACCCAGCTGCAGAAGGAATTGAAAAGGAGGGGATATAACAATGGATCGGTTTGA
- a CDS encoding sulfite exporter TauE/SafE family protein, producing MESVLLFLFIILVASVLQTSTGFGFSIMATPFLLMLFLPQEAIQINIILSLLISVSLIWKLSNDIDFTLLKRFIISSIVGVPFGIVIFIFVNINAFKIGVSILLLALTLLLICNVKVKPTRNRDFIIGGLSGLLTTSVGMPGPPLLLYFTGTDTEKGKLRATTLAFYLFIYLISLITQIIFTGSNKLIWESSLYAIPIVFLGLFIGQIIFKWLNQRIFKIFTYILLSFTGIYLLIQSLN from the coding sequence TTGGAATCTGTATTATTATTTTTATTTATTATATTAGTGGCCTCTGTCTTGCAAACAAGTACAGGCTTTGGATTTTCCATCATGGCGACACCCTTCTTACTGATGTTATTTTTACCACAAGAAGCCATACAAATAAACATTATTTTATCCTTACTTATTTCCGTTTCATTAATCTGGAAACTAAGCAATGACATTGATTTCACGCTTCTTAAGCGGTTTATTATCAGCAGCATTGTGGGTGTACCTTTTGGTATCGTAATCTTTATTTTCGTTAACATCAACGCTTTTAAAATTGGAGTCAGTATCCTGCTACTGGCATTAACATTGCTATTAATATGTAATGTTAAAGTGAAGCCAACACGTAATAGAGATTTTATAATTGGCGGGTTATCGGGTCTTTTAACAACAAGTGTCGGAATGCCAGGTCCTCCGTTATTACTTTATTTCACAGGGACGGATACTGAAAAAGGGAAGTTAAGAGCAACAACTTTGGCTTTTTACCTGTTTATTTATTTGATCAGTCTCATTACTCAAATAATCTTTACCGGTTCGAATAAATTAATATGGGAATCAAGTCTGTATGCCATTCCCATCGTGTTTCTGGGTTTATTTATCGGTCAAATCATTTTCAAATGGCTTAATCAACGGATTTTTAAAATATTTACCTATATCCTTTTGAGTTTTACAGGGATTTATCTTCTGATTCAAAGTTTGAATTGA
- the tapA gene encoding amyloid fiber anchoring/assembly protein TapA, with product MRSSRTVRFKKNHRKKIPHIQLVIILYAVILSLSQLTSPTSSMFSNTKAVSFSMPSGSWWDRSELLFTASDNQNVTDSCLPAAFSVDVQNNGYSMTSATHYEIFYIENGNPKDGDKIAEDTLDPLEAEEVTTITHEATSTGFYIVKVLQHPDYAGEAENVIWSETIEVSCPAEPTEKEQEEEAKPDTEDTVQEPEKEAPIKTAPPETTDEPVEQPAQEEEKETTTEDTDKDATSDTEETPPAADDNQEQPKDEEVIKEQPSTEQTMKGSETSTDKEKEQSQPEEDAEQSQTESQEGEKK from the coding sequence ATGAGAAGTTCAAGAACGGTTAGATTTAAAAAAAATCACAGGAAAAAAATCCCTCATATACAACTAGTCATCATTTTATATGCAGTCATACTTTCTTTGTCCCAACTTACCTCTCCTACCAGTTCCATGTTCAGTAACACAAAAGCGGTTAGTTTCTCTATGCCGTCTGGAAGTTGGTGGGATCGGAGTGAATTACTATTTACAGCTAGTGACAATCAAAATGTAACCGATAGTTGTCTCCCTGCGGCATTCTCTGTGGACGTGCAGAATAACGGATACAGTATGACCAGCGCTACCCATTACGAGATTTTCTACATAGAGAACGGTAACCCAAAAGATGGGGACAAAATAGCTGAGGATACGCTTGATCCGCTGGAAGCTGAGGAAGTTACTACAATCACACACGAAGCGACGAGTACAGGATTCTATATCGTGAAGGTTTTACAACACCCGGATTATGCCGGTGAAGCAGAAAATGTAATCTGGAGTGAAACAATCGAAGTATCCTGTCCTGCTGAACCGACAGAAAAGGAACAGGAAGAAGAAGCTAAACCAGATACGGAAGATACAGTGCAAGAACCGGAAAAAGAAGCACCAATAAAAACAGCGCCTCCAGAAACGACTGATGAACCAGTAGAACAGCCAGCCCAAGAAGAAGAAAAAGAAACAACAACAGAGGATACTGATAAAGATGCAACTTCCGATACAGAAGAAACACCACCTGCAGCCGATGATAATCAGGAACAACCAAAAGATGAAGAGGTCATCAAAGAACAACCATCTACCGAGCAAACAATGAAAGGATCTGAAACATCGACTGACAAAGAAAAGGAGCAAAGTCAACCAGAAGAAGATGCAGAACAATCCCAAACTGAATCACAAGAAGGTGAAAAAAAATGA